cgtattttttcttttcacaagAAAAAGCAGAAGTAAATTCTGAAACTAATGTTAATAAGCCCCCTCTTTTTGAAGAACTAGCCATACCATCAGTAACCGAACTTTCTAAATCCGGAGTAAGTTTTGTACCAACCAATTCAGGACTCATGAGCATAAATTTCGACgataaaaagatgaaattttattTGCCTAGAGTCAGTCTAGACGTAAATACAGAGGTCATTTTGAGGAATTTAGTTGCATATGAGGCATGTAACGCGTCAGGGCCATTGGTTTTTACGCGTTACACTGAATTAATGAACGGGATTATTGATACTGAAGAAGACGCGATGTTGCTTAGAGAAAAGGGGAtaattttgaatcgtttgaagagTGATAAAGAAGTTGCAAACTTGTGGAATGGGATGAGTAGATCGTTGAGATTAACGAAAGTTCCTTTCATAGATAAAGTGATTGAAGATGTTAATGGATTTTACAATGGGAGATGGAATATCAAGATTGGAAGAATGATGAAACATTATGTGTTTGGGTCATGGAAGTTTCTCACATTTTTGGCTGCAATTATTCTGTTAATGTTGATGACTTTACAAGCGTTTTGTTCAGTCTATAAGTGTGCTCGTATATTTCATATTCAGAATTCTGATAAAtgattctttttatttgttttattattttattttgatatgtatatTTCATTAATATTTGCAAAAGCACGTAAGATAAGAGTAAAAGTTCTACTTGTGAGATGGCTGTTGGTTGAAGAAATGCTAAAAGTGAAAGGTGGGTTTGTAAGGCTGTTTATTTAGGGGAAATATGCATGGTGCTTTAATAATTTGTTATTGTTTGATACTTTCCAGCCTATGGACTCCTATGTTCTTTTTCAAGATGCTACCTTcttgaatttaatttttcaatgttTCTTTTCAATCTTAGAGTCTTCAACTTCAATGCAGTCACTCATTGAAGTTATTGCCAAAACACTTGGTgattttttgattcattttttccaAGTTTTGATAGATAGAGCCATCCGTTGTGTTGATTGAAGGTACTAGAACTAACAATTATCCTGTAAACATAGTTTGAGGATGTGAACAAGCTAATTCATACACAACGAATTATGAGAAAAAACACTTTAATTTATTCACTTACCATTCATGTAACAAAAGTTTCTAGTCTTGGTGGCGTAAATAGCTGTTAGAAACGAATGGGTCCATTGATAATCCAGTTTTAACTAGATCTCTCCTTCCTATTTTATCGATTTACGATGATTAATCCAACTTAAAAACCAGAAGAGGTTCTATAGAAACAGAGTAGCACACTACAATAACGGTATCGTATACGTACCTAGCTACAAGcagtaaaatgaaaagaaatagtATTAGTAGTTATCAGCTACGCAAACATCAAGATGATAGAAGAAAAACAACATGGGCAACATGAATCTGACCATAGTCCATCTACTTGAAAGTTGACATTTTTTAGTTAGATAGATATATAATGTAGGAATTTTAACTATTAGACGAATATCCATACGTACGCTTATGGCAAATTTGAATCTTTTTGCACTAGATCAGGAACTAATGGTGCATTGAATATGGGGACACGTGGAGGTGGTGGAGAAGGAACTAGTGGTGGTGGGAAGATTGTGAATGGTGGCGGCGAAGGCACTAGTGGCGGTGGAAAGATTATAACTGGAGGACGTTGTGGTGGAGGTGGTGAAGGGACTAGTGGTGGTGGAAAGATTATAACTGGAGGACGTTGTGGTGGAGGTGGCGAAGGAACTAGTGGTGGTGGGAAGATTATTACTGGAGGACGCCTTGGTGGAGGTGGCGATGGAACTAATGGTGGTGGACGGATAATAATTGGAGGACGTCGTGGTGGAGGTGGAGATGGAACTAATGGTGGTGGACGTATTATAACTGGAGGGCGTCGTGGTGGAGGTGGAGATGGTACTAGTGGTGGTGGACGTATTATAACTGGAGGGCGCCGGGGTGGAGGTGGAGATGGTACTAGTGGTGGAGGACGGATAATAAATGGAGGACGACGTCTTGGTGGAGGTGGAGATGGTACAAGTGGTGGAGGGCGGATAATAAATGGAGGACGGCGTCTTGGTGGAGGTGGAGATGGAACTAGTGGTGGTGGACGGATAAAAATGGGAGGCCATCTTTTTGGTGGAtgtggaattgatcttcttcttcttccatgaTTGTTTCTCCTTCTACTCCCAATGTTGTTGCCTCTCCTTTGGCGGCTCATGAACTTCAATTCTTCCTCTTCTTTCACTGCATTTTGATTCTTGTCATTTGGATCAGCTGTGGCTTCCAAAAACAGGTTCAATGAGCTAATCAAGAGTAGCACAAGCAAAATCAAACTAACAATGTTGAGTTTCATCTTGATCATACACTTGTTTTACGTTGTTTCCCCAGAGTTGTCCATATATGTTGTTCTCAATATGAAGAGCTCAATATATAGGAGCAATTTCTAGAATCATGCATCACACACTAGATTGGTATTCGAACATAAATTCAGAGCCGCTGCACTCTTAAATGCATTGCAGGTAATAAGTGTCTACCGGATAACCATATATGCAGAGTGCAATAGTAAATGCATGCAACTCGCAACACAAATATCAAGAAATGGggatggaagaagaagaaaaattcttttcattttttctgttTCTTATGAAATTGTTTAGTGATGGTAAATATTTTTGCACATATGGTGTTTGCACACAATCAATCCATGTAATCTAACCGGTATTGGGAATATACTTcacttaatatattaaaatttagattaaaattttttaaaatccatGTAACATTTCCATGCCAtatgatgaaaataaataaatactatacCACATAATTAGAACTAAGGGAGTGTCTAATATGAGATACAGCCGATGTTCACCGTAGATGTTAAGTTTATAGTTGTGGTATTAACTTATAGCTcgtttgattaaatttttttttttcttcaaaagttctttttttttaaagtgcttatttaaaaaaaatttaaggtatTTGACCAAACTTTTGGCAGAAAATAAGTGATTCTATAGGGAGTAGCACAAACATTTTTTCATAAGCTAAAAAAAAATAGCTTCTTTCTTTCCAAacacttttgagaaaaatatactaaaaacacTTTTAAAAGTTTGGTCAAATATTAATGCCAAACACGAAGTGCTTCTCACTAAAAGTACTTTTTAAAAAACACGTTTGAAAAAAATACTTCTCAAAATAAGCTGATTTTATAAGCTTGACCATGCTATTAGTATTAATGATTAAATGGTTAAAAAGTCAAAGTGCAACGGATGGTTTAAAAATCATCATGCTGAATGTTGAAGTGATCAGAAAACTTGAAAGTACTGGCCGATTTCCTTTCATCTGTTATAACTTTAATGGACAAGGTTATATGATATGATCTGTTATTGATGGAAGTTAGACACATATCTCGTATAATTAGTTAAAATGGAAATAAATTAATAGAAATACCACAATTATTAAAAAAGTTCAATAAAACCTGAAGGGTGTTGGGAAGGAATGAGCATGCATTCAGTTTGCCGTAAAAGACTTGGCAGATGGCTGAAAATTAATTGTGCAAAATCACCTTGCTCTATGTGCCAATAACAAAGTGTAAACGCAGAAGACGCGTAGAATTTATTTTGCCTTACATGTATCTTCTTCCATAAAATGATGGCTCTTTTGGATCTTTTCATACTTCTCCATTAATGAAAAGATATTATAACAATACAAATATTATACATAAATActtcaaatcataaatttaagaaaattatggaGAGTCAAGCATAAATTAAAATGCcagagtattttttttgttttattttcaatgttttcttatgagttatgcctaGTCTTATAAGTTGTTTTTAAATTAGATTATGAACTTTCTCcccaaatttatcaaaatgactTTTATGAAATTAGTGAATGTTAAGTAATGCTACGGTagaaaaaatttctttaatgACTCATCTTCCAAAATACTATACTATGCTTGATAACCTTAAATGAAATTAACTCCAATTAACTATCTATGTTAAAGCAAATTGAAATAGTGTgtgatttttaatatttcttcatCTTAAATGAGGAAAAATAACACAAACATACatcttaatttatcatatttatacaaatctCCACAAGCTAATTACAAAAAACCAAGCTAATTATCTTCGTTGGATATATGagggagttaattatgtatctcgacatacccaatattggaaaaaatataacgagagctaattatgtaactttacaaaggaaaaaaatatatctccactggatgtattatgtatctcgacaaaccTCAAATCGAAAAAATGTATCTGgagataattatgtatcttcacaaaagaaaaaatacatcttCGTTGGAGGTATCGggactaattatgtatcttgacaaatCCAAAAGcgagattttcagtaattatgcaaaattgAATTTTTCTGTAACTAAGCTCCAAACTGTCGGGATTTATATTGTTTGCCCTAAATATAAGTATGGTGTTCAAAATTTAATGCATATATGAATTGTGATTTCAGAGGTGTTGTATGTTGGGTTTTattagtgtgaatggaaaatggagggacacaacctttgagcaaaagacattattttgaaaaaggtctgactgttcagatagttgtgtctattcagaaaaagacacaatgtttcgaatgaacagacatgactcttccaaagaatacaccttttaagtgaaccatttccacttttcagaagaggcatctgatagctatataaacctgctttcatccacaggtttagaaatgaatgaaaaattttctaaaataaaaactcttattgtcttcaaaacattctttgtaatcaatcaaatcgttgagtgagtttgacgaatccaataatttgaggtaccactaaaGTTGGATTGAAaaccattttatcctaggaggaagattccaaaacctcgggtacagtgaggggaattattccttaaggacactccgtgaagtaggaggacttggctttatatttctatttcatcttaatttctttaaaaataaaacaaacttcTTAGAAaaatcactttgatcttgtgttgagggtgtttttgtacttcatagtgttcttgttttaaacttgaactagtgttgaagttgttgtgcctaaatacagattcttgtacccgaaaacaccataaaataacaatcttaaagaataatccttgcagaatctgtattgcttgcttttggagattaaagctttaagctttctaccccgtttgaacttaactagtgattcgaagatataaaatctttatcacaagttaaagatcattcggttgacgattggaagtcataaaaacttcatcgttaactagaaataagaagaagagtttaaagttgcttaactttataaatagtattctaaaaatactaaattttattgtcttgtggtgacaggaaaaatgactaatgaaagtcaaatgcaagatgcggctacAACTGTaggggcaactaatattgcctcaacaagtcgagcaaatgctccgcaaccaaaggcacctgcggagaagcccaAGAAATTTGCGGGCATTGTCTTTAAGCGATggtagcaaaagatgttcttttacctcaccactctatgccttcaaaggttcactagtgaggatgctcctgaggtgcccgagggaacctcggacaaagaacatttcatgattgtagaggcttggaagcactcagacttcctttgcTAGAATTATATCTttagtggtctccaagacgacctctacaatgtttacagtggaactaagacatcaaaaaaattgtggggggcactagaacgaaaatataagacagaggatgcagggattaagaaattctttgttgcaaggtttctggactttaaaatgatagatagaaaataggttgtctctcaagttcaagaattgcaagtaatcatccatgatctcttaGCAGAAGGTacatctttgaaaaataccttagttgaacaaattgaaaatattcttagtactcacataaactgttttgtaggtttgattgtggatgatgcatttcaagtagcagcgatcattgagaagctaccacctatatggaaagagttcaaaaactacttgaagcac
The Capsicum annuum cultivar UCD-10X-F1 chromosome 6, UCD10Xv1.1, whole genome shotgun sequence DNA segment above includes these coding regions:
- the LOC124899325 gene encoding pollen-specific leucine-rich repeat extensin-like protein 3, which gives rise to MIKMKLNIVSLILLVLLLISSLNLFLEATADPNDKNQNAVKEEEELKFMSRQRRGNNIGSRRRNNHGRRRRSIPHPPKRWPPIFIRPPPLVPSPPPPRRRPPFIIRPPPLVPSPPPPRRRPPFIIRPPPLVPSPPPPRRPPVIIRPPPLVPSPPPPRRPPVIIRPPPLVPSPPPPRRPPIIIRPPPLVPSPPPPRRPPVIIFPPPLVPSPPPPQRPSPPPPQRPPVIIFPPPLVPSPPPFTIFPPPLVPSPPPPRVPIFNAPLVPDLVQKDSNLP